The genomic interval GACCCAAAGAAAGCCCTGagaaagggggggggggggggggttgaaCACGGGATTGAGCAATATATATTAGGGCGGAAACTGAAGAGAGAATTTAGAGTAAAGAACATTTCATTTGATTCAACCTTCATGATTTCAGCTCACCGGTGAATAAAAGAGAGACATCCTAACATAGTTTAGTTATGCTACTCatgaattgaaaataataatcacaataataataagaaataagaagGATGAAAGAACCCTAACATACTTCAATCTTAATCGTGGCTCATGTGAGGCCTTGTCAGCATTACATAACCACTGCATGGCCGATCAAAGGAAACAAGGAAAATATTAGCAAGACAGATGCAGTAAGGTACTTCGCTGACACACTAAAAAAGGAAGGATATCTTacaaaagttagaaaataacAAGGCTCTACGGACAAGATTTTTAGGATTTGAATATACTACACACAGTGTTGTATGCTGATTGTTACAACTCTATTCAGTTCATTTGCACTGTCAGGAATCTAATAACAGTcaaatacattcaaaatttcagattATTCATGTCTAAAGAGAGAATTAACTAAAGCAATTAATTTACTGATAACAAAACCCAAAACCAACATGCAACACAAATGTGTCAGGGGAACATAGGCAAAAACTAAACCTGAACAGCCGATATACTGATGGCCCCGTCAACAACTCCAGGCCGAAGTCCCAAGCCCTGCCACATAATAACGAATAATTATACACATCCAGTCAACTCCAGGTTGAAGTTACTGCTAAATATTACagaaattttactctttaagtaccaaaagaagaataaaacgAGCACTTAACAAAAGTCAAGGCCAACcaaaagaattttcagaaaaaaagCAGTGCAGAAGATTAACATTCAACAAAGATTAGTACGTATAAAAAGTTATATGGCTCGAACAATTGAATGCATACAAGAGGGAGAGACAGAAATTTATGcattacattaataaaatataaaatgttgctctgtaaattattttctgtCAGCTAAGTGACGTTAATCATACTGAAGAGTTGTTgcttatatatgtgtgtgtgtatgcgTGTGTGTGTTACAAATTTGGAAATGCATGTTATATACAAATAGGTAAGAATACAGAAACAAAATTAGActcaaatcttaaaaaaatttccttcaTTTCCCTCTTTCAAATGAAAGAAACACAGTAAAACCCTGCATCCTAGTTCCTGCAACTGtaatacaaaataaagcaaaaataacTCGGAGGATACCTGACCCATGTCTCCAAGTAATAGATCGCCCTCAACCTCTCGCTCCAAAGCAATATCTGGATttggggaaaaataaaataaaaataaaataaaataaaataaaataaaattacagatAAAATGAACCTGTAGCAGGAAATTATATCTTCGAGCAAATAAGACAGTTCACATACTAAGCATTGACTGGGAAATGTCTAGACCAATCCATTGGTGCCCGTTCTCAGATAGTGTCTCACCACTAAGACCTGATCCACAACCTACAAAGATAAATACCAAAAACAACTACTGAAATCTGAATGCTCACTAAATCCTTCACCACACATCCACCTCAAGTGAAGACAACTAAGTCATAGTTTAATAAGAatatttaacattaatttgACTTAATTTAATGAGATGAATTATCTCAAActattgaaatatattaaaaaagaaagatcttttttttttcctccaaatACCGATATCAAGAAGTAATCTGGGGACCCCATCATCAGGCAAAGCAAGCAGCTCTAATGCTCTCTCCGAAAGCTTTGCCTATCAAGacaatcaaaaataaattctgctATCTTTCTTCTATCCCAAAATAAGGTAACACTAATAACGAGCAATCAACAAAACCTGAATGTCGATGATACGAGAAGAGGACGTGTATTTCCGAGCTTCAGTATCATCATAGAATATCTCAGGTGGCGCTATTAACTCCGGTCGGTTCGCCATCTCCTGCAAAATCCATTTGAAAATATCATTATACGCTTAAACCCTTCATGCCGGCGGGGGCCATAAACCctccaaaaaaagaaaataaaaaaaaaattgctcaTGCCCATTAAACTAGAAAGAATgctgaattaaaaaataaaaaataaagactcgctaaaaaaataactgaTTCAAAGTGAACCATGTTCTAACAATTACTAAGGTTTTGCTTTGTAAaggtaataaattttttcaatttgaaagtGGCAAACCTGTAAATAATAgctgaaataataaaagatgcGTTAAAGAGCTGTGAAATTAAGGGTTTTTGAAacgattttcaattttgtaatttatggtTGAAGCAATGAGGGCTTGAAGCGGCCAAGTGAACAAGACTCTCTGTTTGCTTTGTTCTCGCTGATACCTAAATTTGATGACATGTTTTTTCTACTTCTGTTTCGTTCTGTTGCCACAAGTTTGTGGGCTACAGGTCAGCGGGTTACTGGGATCCCCACCGGGCTGGTCTAGGGTTGGCAAAATCCGGATTCAGATCCGGATTTACATATATGCATCCGGATCCGCAACGGATGCTGCGGATATTCCGAATATCCAGatctgtaaaattaaaatttaataatttaatatataatttaaaaatccaaccATAATGCAGAAATTAACAattcaacaagaaaattaatgcatttaattagagaaattaaagtaaaatgagTTAACatatgtggaaaaaaaaaattaagcattttacattatattgaaatttaatgtatttaattagagtaattaaataaatcagcaaagaaaattaatcaaaatcaaattaaattgaatcaacaagaaatgaaaataagctaacaatattttgaagtttaaaCAAGTTTACATTAGATTAAACTCATtaaatacaatcaattaaCCACAATACCAAATTATTAACCAGAGAAAGGAAAAACCCatgtaattaatgaaaatagtattattgaccagagaaaggaaaaacccatgtaattaataaaaacaaaagaaaattaacagaaACAAAGAGCAAATTACAGGCACGAATGATCCAATCAGGCGAGGTTTGGACGATGGTGACGTGGGTGAAGCATGCAGCAACAGCGGTGTGGCGAGCTTCAACGACAGCAAGGCTTGCAGTGTGCAGCGATAGCAACGTGCTCAGGCGAGGCTGCGACGCGAGGCTCAGGCGAGGCTGCAAGGAAGACGGCGACCGGTCGACGGCGTTACAAGCCCTTCAGATTTGGCCGGCGTTAGAGATTTGAAGGTTACGGCAATATTGTTAGGGTTAGGGATTTTTTTGATTTAAGAGTTAagacttttaatttaaaacaaaataaaaccgGATCCAGATATCCTGTTATCATTACGGATCCTCATTTTACATATCCGAATCCGCATTTTTTCATATACGGATCCGAATTTTATTGCCACCCTTAGGCTGGtccattaataatgaatttttttttctatttctaaaataatcatattgtCAATTTAACCttcccattaaaaaaaaaaaaagaagtcaaTCTAACATAACGTTTTGACTGCCGAGACTCAATCCTAGCATTACGAAAAACtagccattttctttttttttttgtttgatcctcaatacaaattttaaaatattagataataaatttgGCTTTGGATATTGCAAGTATCACACATCACATAACGTCGTTACGGAGGTACATACAACTTCTACTGAAATATCTAGAAGCAACTTTTACAAGAATAGAATAGTCTCTCTCTAATTTAACTCAAAAAGTATCAAATgcaagggaaaaaaaaccaACACGTAAGAGTTACAGAGGACAGTTAGCTCAGTTTGGCtaactgaaattttttttttttttttttctctttcctttcaataaataaaacaacatttaAATTCAAACGAACAAAAGATTGGGTAAGATGGGATTTTTCGTTCATATTTACACctctaaattttcaatcctGAGTGTAAGGCGACGACTCCGCCAACAAGATTTTCATACTCAACCTTCTGAAATCCAGCATCAGAAATCATTGCAGCGAATTTTTCCTGCATTCGTCAATtggaataaattgaaatgtCATTCCAAAACAGAAACAATATCACATTGTATATAAAAAGGAAGAAACTGATAGCCGCAATGTATCACATTTTTAGTAGGACAACAAACTTGCTTCTTCTGATGACGGAAAACAATGCAAAGGACTGAAAATCATTAATTACCTGAGGGGGAAAACGGCGGACACTCTCAACCAAGTACTGATAAGAACCCCGATCACCTGCTACCAGTTCCCCTATTGCTGGAATGACTGAAAATGAGTAATAATCGTACCTGCATTAGGggttaaaagaaaactaaggTAACTTACAATTCATATGGTATACAAGAGAAACACGTATTAAATTTTGATCCAGCTTCAGTAACAACAGGAATGCTGGAGTACTACAAGCAAGGACAGTAATATGTTAAGCATGCGATTTGTAAAGAGGGTTAagtagtttaattacaggtaACATCCAACTGCAAAACATACTCACAATTCCTTGAATACAGGAATATCGACGTGGCTCAGCTCAAGGCACAGAAATCTTCCTCCACGTTTCAGTACCCTAATGAACAAAACCATCAAACATGATAAATATATACAACAAAGTAATAATATACAGCTAGAAGTATAAAACTGGAAGATATTTCAAGCATAAAGGTAGTCAAAGGCCATACCCATCCTGAAAACTAAATCCCAAACATAGCGCACAATATTAACAGCCTCATATCCTAGTTATATCCCATTGGCTAGACCCATCAATTTGTAGGTCCCTACCCATTCAACTTATGCATTGAgcagtaaataaaataatgaatagtCACAATCACACTCATAACCATGTCCATGGGCAAGTGAACCAATTTGAAGTCTTCTTGATCTTTTACTCACAGTTTCTATTCCAAATGGAAGTAATGTAATTCAGATTTGACAAGATAATTGATTCTAAAGATGGCTTCCTTTACCCACACTTTCTATGACAAATGGAAGTAATGTGGTTCAGGCTTGacaaaataattgattctaAAGATGGCTCACGTTGAATGTTACGGCCACTTTTGACAGTGTTTCTTTCTTAGCACTATTACACAACGGTTGCACTCTACATATCtattaaatgtttaaattcaCTAAGGAGAACAACTATGCCGAGAACACTGTGAGCACACCTGTAAGCTTCAGCTAGAGCCTTCTCAATATGAGTAACATTCCTAATTCCGAAGGCAATTGTGTAACCATCCATAGTACTGTCTTCAAAGCACAAGGCTTCTGCATCTCCTTCCACCCACAAAAGTGATTTGTCCTGGTAACCTAATGAACAGTAATTCTTCAGTAAATAAATATCCTCGTAAACAAACACGGTGTCCACGACCTAAAAGGTTTCAAGATAGAAACTTCACTtcctaacaaaaattaaagtttctTAACCAATATTCAATTTGTTGAGTTTCACTCGTACAgaagaaaaaccaaaaaatcaGAATCATGAACAATCCCTCTATTTTACCTCTCTCTAAAGCACGCTTTTTACCAACATTTAGCATGTTTGGGTTGATGTCACAAACATATATCCGAGTTTCCTCCTGTAAATCATCTTCAAGAACATCCTGGAGTGCTCTTCGTTTGATGCTATTTACAGTGTCTAAAATCCTGAAAGCAACATCCCCTGCAAAATTAAGTCCTTTAAATTGAAGACCTCAATAGAAAACTCAGAGAGGGAGGGagggagggagagagagagagagagagagagaggtgaATCACCACACAtcaataaatatcatttttgttCAAGATAAGGTGCAGATGGagcattcaaaataaaacttttgtgCCAGACAAGTAAAAGAAGGAAAATCTCATAGAAGAATGAACAGAATAGCAGATCATATCAAAGGTCAACAGTTATTATAATGTGACCCTGCAAATGTCAACCCTTAAATTCATAGCTGATGCAACATAAGTCTCCCTTGAACACGCATGTATTATCTTATATAATAGTGTTTCAAATTTCTCCACCAACTCTAAATATTCCCGTGCCCTGAAGTTCTACAAACTCTACATACCTCTAAATGCGTAGCAAAAAGTAATAGCATTAGTTAAACTGACCTGTTCCACCAGCAACATCAAGGTGCTTCATTCCCGGAAATGGATTCAACTTGGAAACAAGTCTGAGCAATGCGAAGAGGATACCCAACAATGTTAGGTAAAGTAAAGTAGATTTCAaacttaagaaaattatttaaaaatgccACCAAGAATCTAACCTATCCTTCCACAATCTATGCAATCCACCACTCATCAAATCATTCATGAGATCATAGTTTTTAGCAACACTGCTGAAAACATTGCTAACCAATTGACTTTTTTCTTCTGCCGGTACTTCTTTGAACCCTGAAAATTTAACTAACATGATCTACAATCCAAATGAGCATTTGAAAAAACATTAACAAAGACAGAAAGAAAGCTTACCGAAGCTTGTAGCATGTGAATGCAGTAAAGAAGTGGAAGAGAGCATCGGTAAGAGTCTACTCCCCAAATTCCTCGTCACCACCCGCACTGCCATGGCTTCAACAACTTTCTAACTAAAAGTCAAATTCAAACACACGGCTCACTTACAGCCTTACAGGTATTATCACATATGGTTTCTTAATTAACATTCAACATGaacaaagataaaaataaaacaaattccACTAAATCTCATtacctaaaagaaaaaaaatcaaaatttgataaataccCAAAAGAAAACATCATATATAAAACTCAAACTGACAgtttaagtaataattaaaaaaaaaaacaaatttatacaattttccaactaatttaaaatctattgaGCTATGAAAGTCGACGATATACCAATGCAATGGATGCTGAAAACCTTGAAACAGTAACGGGCGCCCAATAAAACTGTACACTCTCTGTTCTAATAATATTCGCTTCTCCAACTCTCCCTCGCTCTTCGGTCGGTGAAATTGCAGGCTGCCGAGTGTTCTtttcttctgaaatttttttgggataataACATAGGGGTctcttattgtttttaattttataaaatggacaattttctaatttgtgTCAACTTGGTCCCTTCCTCATTGGGAATAGCATGAATACCCTTAAGTATTACTCTTGCTATTGATGGTCAGATTTCAATTACGAGAATAATTggattgtgattttttttcatagggTCGCGAAGGTTTTATGATGTGGTGGTTagatttttttgttggttaaaaaaatttcagcgtacctattaaatttttattttagtgtaaatattcaaaaaataaaagttgtacGAGATTCTAATTCAACTTCTACCTAAGAATAAAAGATTATACAAAATATGCCGATTAGTTATTTACTTTAAACGTGTTAGTTGGAAGTTAGAACCTTTATTTGCTGGTTAGGCTAGTTTGTTAACGAGTCACCGGATCTGGGAcctatttgataaaaatgaacaaacatTACCCTTAACTGATAAAACGAGAAAATGTTGACTAATAGGAGAGTATAGACTTCTGACCTGCAGGTTTACTTTGCCATTTTCTTAATCTCCAATTCCGATTGAGTTTTCTCATTCTCCGTTGAAAAAACATAAACTTTGAGccttttaacaaaatttccgATGGttgttaagaaaataatatcatcCCCATTTGTGGCAATTGCAGTTTTAGTGACTTTGGTCGCTGTAATTTTCAGATTTTCTCCCAAACTCCTCCTCAGCCGTCAACAGGTTTCAATCCTTTAACTAAATTATGTCTCTTTAatgattatttgtttattttactttactttGATATTGGCTTTACTTTACTTTCAGAGATTGTTCACAGCTGAAGAATTGGCATTGCACAATGGAACTGATGAATCAATACCAATCCTTTTAGGAATTCTTGGGTACTCGTCtctatttttatgtttgtttaaTTCAGTTGGTGATGTTGATTTGCTGTTTTAGTTGATTTTATTtggtgggtttttttttttttttggaatcaGATCAGTGTTTGATGTGACCAAAGGAAAATCTCATTATGGCGTTGGAGGAGGTTATAATCATTTTGCTGGAAGGTCAGTTAAACCAATTTCAAAGTTAGTATCATTTGCTTTATTAATATGCTTTGTAATCGAGTGAGTTGGTTTCAGCTTGAGAATTGGGTTGGTATGAAGTACATGATTTTGTAGGAATTTTTAGTGTTTTATTCTTTTGGAGGTAGTGGTTTTAGTAGCTATATATACTCATGGTGATAGCTTCTTGCTTTTCTGTCTTGTAATCTTAGAGATGCTTCCCGTGCATTCGTTTCAGGAAACTTTACAGGTACAATCTTCAATGATATATCTTTTTCTGCTTTTCTTATGGTGATGTAAAGTTTTGGATAACAATTTTGCAAAGTCATAACAAACGAGCACTAAATTTCCTACTTTCGAAGCTGCTATATCAGTGCTCCTTTACATACTGCTACTTTCATTCATTTACTTGtctatttctttcttctcttttgtttttgacaTAGGAGATGGACTCACTGATTCATTGCGTGGTCTATCCAGCACAGAGGTAATTTCTTTTCTGCATGCTCTTTCTCATTGTCAGAGTTTAGTTCTACTTTAGTCATTGCAAGTTATTAATGCATGTAAGAGAACAGGAATTATAAACATTTTTGTCTAAAGTTGCTTCTTTTGAAGCTTGAATCTAAGCATTTACAAATGGTGGCTCCACTTTTGCTGATGCACCTGATGATGGTGACTATGCTTTAATgtgtatattaaaatatcgTTATGCTTTCAACTGTCTGAGATGCCTCTTTCCTTgccctctctttctctctcattcTCACACGTATACACACCCGACATGTACACATTAACCAATGTATCAACTGActttcattcaatttttctcttcaaaaaCAATAGTTTACCGAAAACAAAACCCCAATGCTATCTGCACAGGCCTTTTGTTGCACGGTTTGTGTCAAATGTCGTTAGAACAGATGAATGGCATAACTTTTGGTTTGctgattgaaaattttgcagGTAAAGAGCATTGTCGAATGGCGGGAATTTTATTTCAGAAGTTACACGTGAGTAATAcgtgatttatttatattttccatGCGCAGTCCtttgagttgaaaaatgaagcaagaaagaaaaagtaattgtaaaggaaattatcaaAAAGGGCCAGTGAACTAAAGTGGTAATTCATTCCCTGTCCACCATGGTTACTGGTAAGATACAGGCTAGCATTTTGTATCTTCAAAATCAATCATAAAGCAgccaaaagaaagaaacttgTTTCCGTGAATATTTAATGTGATGATCCGTAAGTATCATTTGCCATCACGTATGGCACTGTTTCTGAAGTTTCATAGTGCAAATGAGTCAGCAGTGAAGCAAAGTTGGAGTCACCTTTTGTGTTGTTGGAGCCAATTGCCACATTAGTAAAGTGACAATGGCCACATTGACCACCATGTGCATGTCTTCTTGTCAGCCTTGGCacaaggaaaattaaattttggagaaGTGATTCAAAGAAAGTTTCCTAATTTTTGTCTCTTTCCTTCTTGGTGTGTGATGCGCAACAGAAGTGTAGAAGCTTCGaatcatctttttcttctctggTTTGAGGCTTCAAAGTTGTGATACAAGATTACAAGTTGTGCAAAGAAGCTAATTTTTGCATTTCATTTTGGCTTGTGATTCTCATCTTATGGAGTATTTCTTTGCTTTTGGTAGAGGAACAAAGGGTAAATCTCTTTGGAAATGTGCAGTGGCAGCACTGTTTTGGGTAATATGGGAGGAAAGAaatgtttgtatttttttagggGAAAAGTGTAGATAATGCTGAAGGACTGTGGGATAGAGTTTGTCTTCTTGCTTCACTTTGGGCTTCAGTTTCAAAGGAGTTTCAAGATTCATCCTTTGTCTTCATACATCTAAATTGGGATGGGGTTTTGAGATACGAAGTTATAACTGATTCTAGCCTTGTATAGGGATGATTGGGTATATACTTTTGTATAGCACAAACAGTCctagtttttgttttcttagtgGACAGCTGGTCCTCTATCTGTTTtaaatcttcttcattaatatttctttGAGTTTcttgtcccaaaaaaaaactttgaccACGACGTTGTATCTGCAATTAGATGCCGATGAGCAATCAGGTACCTAAGCAAAATTGTTATGTAGTGTCTAGTAACCTTGTTAATTCCTTGGCGGCCTATTGTTGTGAATGACTTGCAATATCTATTAACAAAAAGGATGCGGTACTTTGATTCCCGATTTGCTAGCAAAGGTATTGCGAATGTGAAACATCAGCTTTATTTCCAAAGAGacaatttcttcttttcctgGCCCATCCTTGAgaagattttaatttcttaggGTATCTATCTggaaatctattttttatgtgCAGTTGTTGCTTGAGTTTATCCTCTGAAGGACAGTGCTTGGTATTTACTCTGCCTTCTCCTGCTGTCAGATTTGTTGGTAAGCTAGTGGGTCGTTACTACGATAACCAGGGGAATGCTACAAAATATCTGAAAGGAGCTGAAGCAAAGGCTGCTAGAGGGGCACAGCTTTTGGAGAAACAGAAGGCTGAAGAGGCTAAACAACCTGGTTGCAACTCAAGGTGGAGTCAGGATGAGGGTGGAGAGGTATGAGTTTCTGGAACTTGGCATTGTCATCTTATCCAAGCATGATCAAGTTGCAATGCCACTTTCCCTAATGTGAtatagttttgaaaaatttgcTGTTTGTACTTATAATTAGTATATAAGCCATCAGTCTGAGGTAACTGGAGTTTTGTATCCATCTGAACTAATTTTGTAGCCAAGCCAGTCATGATAGTAGGGGCACACCTTTAAAATGACACAACTCTATTTCCTGCAGATTAAGAACCATCTCTCATGTTTGGGATTGGGTAATATACATGTCTGTAATATTACAAACTTGTAACCTCCAAACTCTTGAGTTGAAACCTCTAATGGGAAGTTTGAAAACTGCAACACCGCAATTAACCCCAGGCTCCATAGCACAAAAGATGAAACCTGATCTCAGTATTATTGTAATGAATCATCTTCATGTTTTCTGACAGTTCGTACGTCTGTTTTTGCTAGGTTTGGTGCGACACCGGCTTCCCAAGGTTAGTTCAAAGACCTTTAGAAATTGCTTTGACTGGAAAGATGAGCAAGCGATGTGCTTGCTTTCTAGAAGATCAGCTTGATCAGCAAGGTTTGGAAGTGTACGAAGGATGTGATTATCTTGCCCAGACATGCCGAGTTTAAAAGGTCCTATACTGGAGATCTTAACTTTTTTCTCGAGTGTATTTATATTCATAGACATACACACCATGTTCATATATTGAAATAGggaaaagatgaaaagaaacAGAGTGATAAATATGGAGAAACTTTCCTGCATTATTTAAAATCGGCAGCTGTTTCAGGAAATTTATTCGATTAGTTTTAGTAGAAGAGgagtgaaaattttcaatactgATTTTATCTCTTGAGTTTGATTAGGAACattgaaattttgatgaagTTCTTGTTACAACAAGACTTGAGTCTATCACATGTAAAtcaaataagagaaataaatagaaagaagAGCTCTTTATTTCAGATTTTCAGTAATTGTCAATTCTTTCACTTGAGAAACTTCGGCAAATAAATGTGCAGACACAAAACCTGTACAGATCAAGTTCACTGCAGGTTCCCTGGCCATATTTTGCTGCACAATTTTCATCACATCATTGCACATTACAAGCTTCACTGCATGGACCAAGGCCAGCGGTGCATGTTTTGTGTTTTGGCAGCGGCAGCGATCAGGTGGAGCCGTGCCACATTCATAGTAGTACTTGCATATTGGAGCTCCAAAGGAGACTTCACAGGATCCTCTCCCATTAGTGTCTTGATTTGCATTTTGAATCACAAGCAGCATAACATGGACCCAAATCTTCTGAGCATATTTCTCCTTTCACATTGCTAAGTAATGAACCTATATCGCAATTTATCAACcgaaatcaaatcaaattagtACACAGCAGCACACAAGTATTTTCTTGCAATATTATGGTATCCGAATAGAAATGCGTTAGACTGAAATTTCAACGAAAGTGATATGATGTACGTCTGGCTGAAAAAAGTTACTTTTATAGATTAATACGCCCTATATCAGCGTGGTTATTTTGAGATAAAGTTTGAGCAAATTCAagtgaagaaaaaaagaatttgttatgaaaatattgatattttaattattgagaTAACCCATactaatgaaaaagaaaaatgttattttgcatgcaccaagtaaaatcaaaatattttgataaaaggaaaaagatagATCCAATATCTCACTCTTT from Citrus sinensis cultivar Valencia sweet orange chromosome 9, DVS_A1.0, whole genome shotgun sequence carries:
- the LOC102620628 gene encoding 18S rRNA (guanine-N(7))-methyltransferase RID2 gives rise to the protein MANRPELIAPPEIFYDDTEARKYTSSSRIIDIQAKLSERALELLALPDDGVPRLLLDIGCGSGLSGETLSENGHQWIGLDISQSMLNIALEREVEGDLLLGDMGQGLGLRPGVVDGAISISAVQWLCNADKASHEPRLRLKAFFGSLYRCLARGARAVFQIYPESVAQRELILGAAMRAGFAGGVVVDYPHSSKSRKEFLVLTCGPPSISSEAPKGKVGDMESCSDDESSGDEENRTVCISDRHRPRKKQKITNKGKGREWVLKKKEQMRRKGCAVPPDTKYTARKRKARF
- the LOC102619486 gene encoding membrane-associated progesterone-binding protein 4 isoform X2 — encoded protein: MVVKKIISSPFVAIAVLVTLVAVIFRFSPKLLLSRQQRLFTAEELALHNGTDESIPILLGILGSVFDVTKGKSHYGVGGGYNHFAGRDASRAFVSGNFTGDGLTDSLRGLSSTEVKSIVEWREFYFRSYTFVGKLVGRYYDNQGNATKYLKGAEAKAARGAQLLEKQKAEEAKQPGCNSRWSQDEGGEVWCDTGFPRLVQRPLEIALTGKMSKRCACFLEDQLDQQGLEVYEGCDYLAQTCRV
- the LOC102620150 gene encoding 2-methoxy-6-polyprenyl-1,4-benzoquinol methylase, mitochondrial: MAVRVVTRNLGSRLLPMLSSTSLLHSHATSFGFKEVPAEEKSQLVSNVFSSVAKNYDLMNDLMSGGLHRLWKDRLVSKLNPFPGMKHLDVAGGTGDVAFRILDTVNSIKRRALQDVLEDDLQEETRIYVCDINPNMLNVGKKRALERGYQDKSLLWVEGDAEALCFEDSTMDGYTIAFGIRNVTHIEKALAEAYRVLKRGGRFLCLELSHVDIPVFKELYDYYSFSVIPAIGELVAGDRGSYQYLVESVRRFPPQEKFAAMISDAGFQKVEYENLVGGVVALHSGLKI
- the LOC102619486 gene encoding membrane-associated progesterone-binding protein 4 isoform X1, yielding MVVKKIISSPFVAIAVLVTLVAVIFRFSPKLLLSRQQRLFTAEELALHNGTDESIPILLGILGSVFDVTKGKSHYGVGGGYNHFAGRDASRAFVSGNFTGDGLTDSLRGLSSTEVKSIVEWREFYFRSYTCCLSLSSEGQCLVFTLPSPAVRFVGKLVGRYYDNQGNATKYLKGAEAKAARGAQLLEKQKAEEAKQPGCNSRWSQDEGGEVWCDTGFPRLVQRPLEIALTGKMSKRCACFLEDQLDQQGLEVYEGCDYLAQTCRV